Genomic segment of Saccopteryx bilineata isolate mSacBil1 chromosome 9, mSacBil1_pri_phased_curated, whole genome shotgun sequence:
tcacaaacttatttgaccaacaaatggGATTAGCCACAGAGAGCACTGAGCAGGGCCCAGCACATGTCAATCTCCCAAGAGGCAGCTGCTGCTCATTCTGAGATCTGTGGGACCCCAGACTCGGGTTGGACAGGCCTGGAGTCTCATGTCCATGCTGCTACCAAGCTGTGTAACCTAGGCAAGTGGTGTGTCCTCTCTGTGCCTCGTTGTTCTTGTTTTGTCTGTAACACTCTGGGTTAGGTACtaagaaagggggggggcagaacccagtaggtgctcaataagtgttAGCTGCTGCTCTAGTGGTGACATACTTCCCTACTGTGCAGCTACTTAAGGTCTTGGCCATAAGTGCCTGTGCTGTCTGTGACTCCTTATAAAAACTCTGGGGAGCCCGTACTGTGATAGATAGCTCTCTTTTAACAGAGGAGGAAACTTGAGGCACAGAGTGGCTGAGCTGCTGGCTCAGGGCTCCCAAGGTGGGTTGGCTCACCCCACTCCATGGGCACTGGAAATGAGGTGGCACAGTGCGTGGCAGCAGAGCCTGGCTTTGGGCCCTGGGCTGTCTGACTGAAGTTCCAAGCTTGCCTGAACCTCAGCACCCGCTCTTTGCCACCCCCACCTCCGTCTCTGGTGCAGGCCCCTACCTTTAAGTAGCAGCTCTTCTCTGTTTGCTTCTGAGGCCCCCAGAAGGTCAGGAGCTTGGGTACTTGGTGGGAAGGGGGGGCCTGGTGAAGGAACCGGCTGTGCTTGGAGCTTCCCCAGGGTGGGGCTCCCTCCTGGTCATTATAAACACGGCCAGTTCCTCTGTTTGTCCTACCCTCCATGCTGTGCCCAGAGGGAAGTGGTGGCCCTAGGCAAATATCCGGAGGTGTGCCCCTCTATCTCCTTCCCCTGTGAGGTCACATTTGACTGGCTACACTGTGCAGAGGCAGCTTAGGGGTTCGCAGGCTGGGGTTCTGGGTCGTCTGCCCATCTTTCTGGCTGCCTCCTGCCCACCCCATGTGGATCCTGAGCTCCTCCCTCTCCTGGGTGTAGTAAGGGGTCACGTGGCTAATCCTGTCCTGCAGAGGTCTCCGGCTAGGGGTGGAGGATGGGCAGGGCCAAGAGAGAGGGGCCACGTGAGGGGAGTAGTGAGGCTGGGTCGGGGGCCAAAATGGGGTGCATCTGGGAAGACAGTGAGGAGGTGATAGGACGTAGGGCAGAGACCTGGGGTGACAGCAGGGAAGTTGAGAGAGGGTCAGGTATAGGAACAAAGCAGGAAACCAGCTAGAAAGAGCTGAGAGCAGAGAAGctgagagcagggagagaggaggcggGTGGGTCGTGGGTACCAGTGGGCGtctgggagggaggggtgagcAGTGCTCAGGGCACCGGGATGGGGGAGACCCTGTGAGGGGACTTCTGGCTTGGTTGGGGTtagagaagaggcagaggcaaAGGGGCCCCCTTCTGACCACATCCAGGCAGCTGGGGTCTCTGGAGCCTGCAGAAAACTGGGCCTGGGCCTGCCGAGGGAGCCCTGCCCCGACCTGGTTCTGGCCCCCTGCTGGCCGAGGGGCCCGTACCAGTTGAGACAAGTTGGCTAGTGAGtccccacccacctccctccCGCTGCCAAACCAGTTCTCCTGGTGGCTGCCCATTGACGATCCTCCCTCTGAGCCAGGGGTGGCAGCCTGTCTGGCCTCCCCTCACAGGGTTGTTCCCACAGGAAAGGAGCAGCACTCCCTGGAAGGAGAGCAGGGTCTGGAGGGGCTGCATCCAGACGTGCTTTTAAGCATCCTCATAGACCACAGGCTCACTGAGCTTAAGGTTgaccctgtgctgggcactgtgccagGCGCTGGGCAGCTAGCCAGAAACCAGACAAAATACTCCGGGTGTTTCCCCTAGTCCTTTGGGTCTAAGCTCACATGGCACCTCTTCTGGGAAGCCTCCCCTTATTTCCACTCTGCCATCCCTTCAGGATGGTCTGGTGCTCCCTGACCCCAGTCCCAGCCACTCTGGGGTGTCAGCAGCTATCTCAGTCATCACTGTGTCCCTGACACCAACCAGCACAGGCTGGGCACAGAGGAATGAGTTAttactgaatgagtgagtgagtgaataatGAATGAGTAGGTAAGTgacattttcttcccattttacagatgagtaaccCGAAGCCCCAGGAGGAGATGTCACATGCCCAAGGGCACTTCTAGCACAGCCAGTGTCAAACCAGGTCTGTGGACTCCAGGGCCCATGTGTGGGACAGGGGAGCTAGACCTGAGCCCCCTCCTCCTTCGGACACTTCTAGGAGTAATCCTAACCATTGGAATAGCAAATGAGGACAGGGCCCTTCCCCTGTGCCCAGCCCCGTGCCCTATGATGGTTTATccaaagcacagagaagttaagtcaaTTGTCCAAAATCACACAGAGTAAGTGGCAGAGAGAGATTGCTCTCTGGTCCTCCCGCTGCCCTTTTCATTGTTTCTCTGGTTTCCTGTGGGACACAGCCATCAGTGTGTCTTCCCTTCAgaccatttgttttttaaaccagCTTTCATTAAGCATTTACACTGTGCCTGGTGCTATTCTGAGTTACCTGAATGGAGACCCCAGACCCTAAAAATGGaaacttgttttgtttgttagtatcTGTTATGTCATGGGTCTTTCTCCACTATGTAATCTTGGTGAGGAACTTCCCTCCTCTGAGCCTCTGACACTCCCTATATATGGGAGTGTCATGGTGAGGCGGCCTGGGCATCATGCTTAGAACGGAGGCTCAgtaaccatttgttgaaaaagtaACCAAAGGGGCGTGGTGTTCCTGTCCCAGAGTCCAGGCTGGGAAAGCACGATGGTTGTGGCCAGGCCATTAGTTACTAGTCACTGAGCCCACCATGCTGGACACAGGAGTGGTACCTGGGGAAACTGGGCACGTGAGACCTGGCCTTTGGCACTAATACTCTAGTGTGGGGGCTGTAGACACTAAACTAGCAAACAAACAGGAACAGCAGAATTTCTAGAAGTTAAATGTGCTATGAAGTGATGTAGGAGAAGGATAGTGGAGCAGGGGGCTTTTTTACTCAGAGTAGTCAGGAGAAGATTCacaaaggaggggagggaggagccaggTATGGATACTAAGGAAGAGTATTCCATGAAGGGAGCAACCAATGTAAACCCTGAGGTTTGAAAGCCAGTGTGAGCAAGGGGAAAATACAAGCAGAGAGGTGATGGGGGCAGGTCCAGTGGGGTGGACCACAGGGAGGACCTGGCTTTTCCCCGAGCGAGATGGAACCACAGGTGGGCACTCAGCAGGGGAGAGGTGTGCCTTGGCTCAGGTGCTGACGGGGCCCCTTGGCTATATATGAGGGACAGACTGGAGGTGGTAGGGGCAGTGGGAGaccggggaggggacagggatggagagaagcAGGGGAAATGCGGGTTTGGTGAGCAGCCCCCACCTGCAGGCCTGCCGCAGGAGCCCAAGTCTGTGCCCTCCTGGTGCTGAGAGCCTTGACACCATGTTTGGGAAGAAGAAGAAGCGGGTAGAGATCTCAGCGCCATCCAACTTTGAGCACCGCGTGCACACGGGCTTCGACCAGCACGAGCAGAAGTTCACGGGGCTGCCCCGCCAGTGGCAGAGCTTGATCGAGGAGTCGGCTCGCCGGCCCAAGCCCCTCATCGACCCTGCCTGCATCACCTCCATCCAGCACGAGGCCCCCAAGGTATGCCGGCACCCACCACCTCTCTGCTGATTCACACCAACTCCCACAGAGGGACCCCAACCCTTAACCCCTCACTTGATCTCTTCGCTGACCCAATCCCTTGTGACCTCCAAACACACACCCCAACCCTCCaccctcatcctcacccctgATGCTGGCCTTTTACCCACTCTTCCACCCACTGACCCCAACCCTGACAACTCCACACTTAACCTTGATCCCATCAGCAGTCCCTCCACGCCAGCTTCTAAGTTGTGCTCTCCTGGAGCCTCAGACCTAGAGCACCGTGTTCCTGACCTCAGTGCCACAAACTTGTCCTGAGCCTTACACAAAGCTCCATGGCagcggggggtgtgtgtgtgtgtgtgtgtgtgtgtgtgtgtgtgtgccgggCCGGGACATGTTCCTGGATGGGACCACCCCACGTAGTCAGGGCTGAGCTAGGGAAGCCCAGAGAAGGCCCCTGACCCAGGCCCGGGGTCCAGGTCCATTTCTTGGAGGAGGGGACACCTGAGCTGAGCCCTGAGGGCTGAGGGGGAGGAGTCCTGAGGCAGGTGGTGGGGCTTTTAGTGGAGGAAGAGCATTGAGCGGTTttggttttggatttttttgtttgtttttatttttcctgccaTCTTAAGCAATAGGGCAGACTTAGGATATGAATTGAGGTCTGTTTAAAAGGCTCATGCTCTTAATCTCTCCTCTCCATGGTTCAGGTCCCAGGCATGGCCTGCAGTGAGGCGGCCTGGCTGTGAAACAGCCTGGGAGCATGGAATTTATCCGAAGGGCAGTGGCAATGGGAAGGGCCTCAGGCCAGGGGAACGAAGCCAGGGTTGtttcaggggtgggggtgggtgtagCAGGCTCGGCACCCAGGGCCAGGCTGTGGCTGACTCATCCTCTCCAGTGCCCGGCCCAGCCTGTGGGAGGAGGCCCTGCGGTCAGCAAGGTGGGCACAGACACAAGTGGAGACACTCTCCCACCAGGGCCTCAATCTGATGGCCCTCTTAGGTGTTTCCTGTGTCTCATGCAGGGTGCTTCTGAATATTTTGAATTGTTTGCACTGCGTAAAGAAGTGAGAGCTTTTATGTTCAGACCTCTATTTCTGGCTCCTTCTGACTGATGGGCTGGAGCTGAGTGGCAGCTGTGCCCTGCTCTGAGCCACAGGCCCCACCCAGGCAACCTCCGTTTCGTCCCCTACCCAGCCCTGTCGCTGCTCGAGTGCTGGTTATGCCCCTACTAAGGCACCTCCTAAAACCTAGCCCCTGCTTGGCCTGCCAGCCATGGGTCCTGCTTGGGGCTGTGTCCAGCAGGAGTAAGGGGCACCTTGTCATAATTCACACAAAGGTGCCACACAGCTAAGTGCTGTCTTGGGGGCCCTGTGgcacttgtgtttgcttgtttgctgccCAGTCCTCCTAGGCCCTTCCGCAACCCCCAGACACTTCTGCCTTGCTTCACTGGGTCCCTGGGCAAAGCCGGACTTCCCAGCTGGGAGCCCAGGCTCAGGAGAGGCAGGGGCAGGCTGTATAGGGGCACTGTAGCCAGTAGGTGGGCATTGTGGGATCGGTGTTTTCTGCACACCAAAGATAGTTCTGACTTCAGGGTGTCTAGCAGCCCTCAGCCATGTCCAGTGTGTCAGTGATTGACAGCACAGGGGTGAGACCATATTCTTTACTTCCCACAGCCTCCACCCAGCTCCCCTCACTCACTCACTGGTTCagcacatttattgagcactgatTTAACCAGAGCAGAAACGACCCAGTCACTGCCTTCACACACATTGCACCAGAGGATCTGTGTGTGCTTTTTTATGTCCACTGGTTTTAAGTGCtctaaccaaaaaaaacccaggggttggggagaTAGGGATTGTTGGCTGGCACTTAGGACGGCTGGTCAGTAAAAGCCTCCATCTGAGAAGCTGAGTTTCCAGCAAAGacctgaaggaagggagggagggaatgatgGCATATTTGGGGGGAAGATATTCCAGGCAGTATGAACAGCcattgcaaaggccctgaggtagaagCTGCCTGTGTGTTTGAAGAGCACTGAAACCCATGTGCTAGagctaagtgagaggcaggaaaccCTGGAGGCCATGATTCCAAGCAGTGGCCATGACCTGGATCAGAGTGTGGGCGTAGAGGCTGAGCACTGAATGGATTTGGGACACACTTTATTGTGCCTAGTCCTTTCTGACTCTCCCTGTACCCCACCCTGGGCCTCCAGGGGAACAGAGTACGTGGGTTTTGGGGTTAACAACACCGGCAGGCTGCAGGGCAGGGAGAGCCAAGCTGTGTCCTGGCCCTAGCGTCCTGTAATTTGCAGCTCTCCGGGGCTGATTATGGGTGGCGTGGTCTCTACCCTCCTTCTCCTTCACCCCACAGGGCAAGAACCTTCCCCTAGCCAgggaagccagagaaagacaggagggtgcttctggtgggggagggagtggcCTTCTGGTGGGAGTGAGGAGGTGACAGCCTGACTGAGGAGAGCTCACTCCTTCAGCTGCTCCTGTGACTGACTGctctgtgctgggggaggggctgcaggcCTCCCCGGGGCTGCCCCCACCTGCCCAGCCATCGTCACCCCATGGCATTTCCTCATTTGTCTCTGTCTTGTCTCTCTGTGTGTTGTGTTCTCTCCTTGTGTGTTGGTTACatgtcctttgtccccctcctcCTTGCCCGGCCCCTACCCCGCCATTACCCCGGACCCCAGACCATCGTGCGGGGCAGCAAAGGTGTCAAGGATGGGGCCCTCACGCTGCTACTGGACGAGTTTGAGAACATGTCGGTGACACGCTCCAATTCCCTGAGGAGAGACAGCCCACCGCCGCCACCCACCCGTGCCCGCCATGAAAATGGGATGCCCATGGAGCAGGCTGCCATGACCAGAGGGAGCCCAGAGAAGGCGGGCGGCCACGGCCGGGTTGCTGGTCGCAGCGAGGGGCTTGGCAGCAGTGGTGACCGGCGGCGGGTGGGGCCAGAGAAGAAGCCTAAGTTTTCTAGGGAAGGCTCAGGGGGGCCCCAGGAATCCTCCCGAGACAAGcgtcccctctctgggcctgatGTCAGCACTCCCCAGCCTGCTGGTGTGGCCAGTGGGGCGAAAGTGGCAGCTGGCCGGCCCTTTAACACGTACCCGCGGGCCGATACAGATCACCCATCCCGGGGCGCCCAGGTAACTGATCTCCCTGCCCAGGACTCCCTACTGTCCCCTTGCCCAGAGCTTTCCCTGTCCCTACCCACCAACTCCAACCTGTGCCCAGCCCAGTGTCCATCTTCATCCTGACCACCATGTGTCTGTGCCGCAGCCAGGTCCCTGTCCTGCTCGGGAGGGCAGAGCTGGTTGGGCCCCTCCACTGACAGcctcctctcttttctgtttcagggggaGCCTCACAATATGGCCCCCAATGGGCCATCAGTGGGGGGCCTGGCTGTCCCCCAGTCCTCTTCCTCCCGACCTCCCGCCCGAGCTCGTGGCCCCCCCAGCCCTGGAGTGCTGGGCCCCCATGCCTCTGAGCCCCAGCTGGGCCCTGCAGCCCAAACCCTCGCTGCCCCGACTGGCCCCCTTGCCCCTGGGCCCCCCGGACCCCGCTCTCCACAGCGGGAACCCCAGCGTGTGTCCCATGAGCAGTTTCGGGCTGCTCTGCAGTTGGTGGTGGACCCTGGTGACCCACGCTCCTACCTGGACAACTTCATCAAGATCGGTGAGGGCTCCACAGGGGTTGTGTGCATCGCCACCGTGCGCAGCTCGGGCCGTCTGGTGGCCGTCAAGAAGATGGACCTGCGCAAGCAGCAGAGGCGTGAGCTGCTCTTCAACGAGGTGGGCCTCCGCCTCCCTGCCTTGCCCTTCCCATCTCCCCGGTGCTCCACCACACACACAATAGTGTTGAGGCCCTAAGGAGGTGGGGACAAGGCGCTTCAAGGCTAACTTCGCAGAGCTgggctctcttctccctcctcacaTCTACTCCTCTGTTCCCACAGTACCCACAGCCACATGTCTGTCCCTTTCCTGGCCCCTCCCTGAACCCCAGCTCTAGGACCCTTGGGCCCACTGAAGTCTGTCCTCTAAGCATCTTCCAGGCCCTGCACACCCATTGACTCCCAAATTGGCCCCAGAGTGTCTTCCCAGACTCCTGCCTGTCCTCTGGTTCCCTGTCTAGAGAGGCCCTGCCaaccctgtcccctgccctggaCCTCACTGGTGCATGTCCCCTGCCACCTCCGTGCAGCCCCATTTTCTCCCAGTGGGCCCTGCTCTAACCTTCCTCTTGGGTGCCCGCTGGGCACCCCctacacagcagccagagggctCTATGATGGTAGGCCAACCATGCTACCCTCCTCCCCCTACTGACTCCTGAAGGGCCCCAGTGCCCGCAGGATAAAGGCCTGGCCCCTTTGCTTAGTATTGCAATCCCACCCCCCATCCAGGTCCTTGGCTCTGTCCAGCCTTGGCCTTTGGCTCTTGGTGGCCTCTCTGCCAGGAAGCTTGTTGCAAAGGCAGACACCTGGCTCCTTCCAGAGAGGGTCTGTGTGGGAGCCGCCTCTGGGCTCTGATATGGGGTCCCTCAGCACTCAACTGTGCCCCATTACCCATCCCTCAGCCCCCATATTATAGTGCTTTAGCTGCGCCTTGAGCTTCTGATGCATGCGGCCTGTGAGCTCTATGCTCCCTCCAGGCTTTGCCTGGCCAGGCCTTCTTGCTGTgaattcctcccacccccaccccaccacctttTATTCTTGGGTTAATACCTACTTGTCCTGGTCTCAACCCTGTGCTTAGATGCTCtcttcccaccttcctctctcaacACCAGCCTGGTCTTCAGGGCCACTCAGAGACCAGCTCAGGACCAGTTACCAGTTGGGATCAGAAATGTGAGTGCATGCGGTAGAGAGCACCCTCAGAACGGAAGCTTCAGGCCCAAGCTGCCTCTGTGGTCTGTTGACTTTGGCATTGGGGAGGGCAGTCCAGGGTAATCTCAATGAGCAAGAGTGAGAGGTGGGACTGCACCTGCAATGTGGCAGGGCCCACACCCAGGCCCAAGTGAGGCAGGAGGGCAGCTGATGGCTGGGTCCGAAGGCAGGAGCTGGTGGTCCTCCGCCTACCATGCTGACCCAGCCTTCTGCGCCAGGTGGTGATTATGCGGGACTATCAGCACGAGAACGTGGTGGAGATGTACAACAGCTACCTGGTGGGGGATGAGCTCTGGGTGGTGATGGAGTTCTTGGAGGGAGGCGCCCTCACCGACATCGTCACTCACACCAGGTACTGCCAGGCAGCTGGATCCTGGCTGGCACCCAGCCTGCTGTCTCCCCAGGCTCCCCAAGGTGGAGCTGGGTCCCTTCAGACCTCTGGGGTGGCAGAGCCAGCAGGGCCATGTGCTCCTCAAGCCCCCAGGGTGGGGCTGGGTCCCCCTCACACCCCAGGGTGGGGCTGGATCCCTCTCAGACCCTGGGCTGGTGCCCTACTTGCCCCATTGCTTACCCCTCCCCACACAGGATGAATGAGGAGCAGATAGCCTCTGTGTGCCTAGCTGTGCTGCAGGCCTTGTCTGTGCTCCATGCCCAGGGCGTCATCCACCGGGACATCAAGAGTGACTCCATTCTGCTAACCCACGACGGCAGGGTGAGGATTTGGGTGGCTTGGGCTTTTGTTACTCCTCCCCAGCTCCC
This window contains:
- the PAK4 gene encoding serine/threonine-protein kinase PAK 4; amino-acid sequence: MFGKKKKRVEISAPSNFEHRVHTGFDQHEQKFTGLPRQWQSLIEESARRPKPLIDPACITSIQHEAPKTIVRGSKGVKDGALTLLLDEFENMSVTRSNSLRRDSPPPPPTRARHENGMPMEQAAMTRGSPEKAGGHGRVAGRSEGLGSSGDRRRVGPEKKPKFSREGSGGPQESSRDKRPLSGPDVSTPQPAGVASGAKVAAGRPFNTYPRADTDHPSRGAQGEPHNMAPNGPSVGGLAVPQSSSSRPPARARGPPSPGVLGPHASEPQLGPAAQTLAAPTGPLAPGPPGPRSPQREPQRVSHEQFRAALQLVVDPGDPRSYLDNFIKIGEGSTGVVCIATVRSSGRLVAVKKMDLRKQQRRELLFNEVVIMRDYQHENVVEMYNSYLVGDELWVVMEFLEGGALTDIVTHTRMNEEQIASVCLAVLQALSVLHAQGVIHRDIKSDSILLTHDGRVKLSDFGFCAQVSKEVPRRKSLVGTPYWMAPELISRLPYGPEVDIWSLGVMVIEMVDGEPPYFNEPPLKAMKMIRDNLPPRLKNLHKVSPSLKGFLDRLLVRDPAQRATAAELLKHPFLAKAGPPASIVPLMRQNRTR